A single region of the Flavobacteriales bacterium genome encodes:
- a CDS encoding 1-acyl-sn-glycerol-3-phosphate acyltransferase, whose product MLYAVLKFIWSYVVRKYFAEIHIKNAEEIPYNKPVLLLPNHRSAFMDPIVVATQLNRTANFLTRGESFEKPIMVKIFKQLNMIPIYRKEHNPEKVNQNEDIFRHCHQLMKENGCLIIFPEGICQTKYTLAPLKTGAARIALEAEAKNNFKLDIHVIPIGINYSNPHRFRGRLTLNIGKSLRPKDYKDEFEKDYWAAISHLTADVENNLKELIVTVDDQHKMKLVEHIETFMESSDVSDDWHNQRKRLVEQINSFKENDAVGFDKFNHTMSSYMWALQKLKLGTSSFKRSSHKGLQRYPILHFILLVFGFPIFIIGFLLHFLPFVFTQQIALRVVKRVDFMGSVLLALGLLMFAIFCVLETWIVWKLSGNGWATIIFFFLWPSLGLFAYSYLSSVGQWLGNINWRFLGKKRKGLQTALKQTKIELNQTIVTIINS is encoded by the coding sequence ATGCTTTATGCCGTTCTAAAATTTATTTGGTCGTATGTGGTGCGAAAATATTTTGCCGAAATTCACATAAAAAATGCCGAGGAAATTCCATACAACAAACCAGTGCTGCTTTTGCCAAACCATAGAAGTGCATTTATGGATCCCATTGTGGTGGCCACCCAGCTCAATAGAACTGCAAATTTTTTAACCCGAGGTGAATCGTTTGAAAAACCAATAATGGTTAAAATTTTCAAACAACTAAACATGATTCCTATTTATCGGAAAGAACATAATCCAGAAAAGGTTAATCAAAACGAAGATATATTTAGACATTGCCACCAGTTGATGAAAGAAAATGGTTGTTTAATCATTTTTCCGGAAGGCATTTGCCAAACCAAATATACTTTGGCACCACTCAAAACCGGAGCAGCACGCATTGCGTTGGAGGCTGAGGCAAAGAATAATTTTAAGTTGGACATACATGTAATTCCAATTGGCATCAATTATTCAAATCCACATCGGTTTAGAGGAAGATTAACCCTAAATATTGGCAAATCATTAAGACCAAAAGACTATAAAGATGAATTTGAAAAAGACTATTGGGCGGCTATAAGCCATTTAACCGCAGATGTAGAAAATAATTTGAAAGAGCTAATTGTGACGGTTGATGACCAACATAAAATGAAATTAGTGGAACATATTGAAACTTTCATGGAGAGTTCTGATGTTTCTGATGATTGGCACAACCAAAGAAAAAGACTTGTTGAACAAATAAATAGTTTCAAAGAAAATGATGCCGTAGGTTTTGATAAATTTAATCATACCATGAGCAGCTATATGTGGGCGTTGCAAAAGCTCAAATTAGGAACAAGTAGTTTTAAAAGAAGCTCACACAAAGGATTGCAACGTTACCCAATACTTCATTTTATTCTGTTGGTTTTCGGTTTTCCCATATTTATTATTGGGTTTCTATTACATTTTTTACCATTTGTTTTTACTCAACAAATTGCCCTTCGGGTGGTAAAAAGAGTTGATTTTATGGGTTCTGTGTTGTTGGCCTTAGGTTTATTGATGTTCGCTATTTTCTGTGTTTTAGAAACATGGATTGTTTGGAAACTTTCGGGCAATGGTTGGGCAACCATCATATTTTTCTTTTTGTGGCCAAGCTTGGGTTTGTTTGCTTATTCATACCTTTCTTCGGTGGGTCAGTGGTTGGGCAATATAAATTGGAGATTTTTAGGAAAAAAACGCAAAGGACTTCAAACGGCCTTAAAACAGACCAAAATAGAATTAAACCAGACCATTGTAACAATCATAAATAGTTGA
- a CDS encoding acyl-CoA desaturase: MQKIAIKFPRQSGNDFYNTVRQRVHEYFQKGEISKYANTEMVMKTIFMLSLYFIPYLFVLFLGGVSTWLYLLLWVIMGTGMAGIGLSIMHDANHGAYSQNRKVNDFISKVIWFVGGSYTNWRIQHNVLHHSFTNINEHDEDLETVPFLRFSPHKKRMKIHRLQYIYAWFFYGLMTLMWATTKDFKQLIRYKNNNLLKSEKRPYKSLMRELIVVKAIYYILFLVLPLILSNQSWWVVVLGFVVMHFVAGFILASIFQPAHVMPETDFPEPKEDGSMENQWAEHQLRTTVNFAPKSKLFSWYVGGLNFQIEHHLFPNICHVHYKKISGIVQKTAKEFNLPYYSKRTFFAALWAHKNFLKQLGKA; this comes from the coding sequence ATGCAAAAAATAGCAATAAAATTTCCCCGCCAGTCGGGCAATGATTTTTACAATACCGTTCGTCAAAGAGTTCACGAATATTTTCAAAAAGGAGAGATATCAAAATATGCCAACACCGAAATGGTAATGAAAACCATTTTTATGTTGAGTTTGTATTTTATCCCATATCTATTTGTCTTGTTTTTGGGGGGTGTTAGCACGTGGCTATACCTTCTGTTGTGGGTCATTATGGGAACGGGAATGGCAGGTATTGGCTTATCCATAATGCACGATGCAAATCACGGAGCCTATTCTCAAAACAGAAAAGTCAATGATTTTATCAGCAAAGTAATTTGGTTTGTTGGAGGTAGTTATACCAATTGGAGAATACAGCACAATGTGCTTCATCATTCGTTTACCAACATCAACGAGCATGATGAGGATTTAGAAACCGTTCCATTTTTGCGATTCTCTCCTCACAAAAAAAGGATGAAAATACACCGATTGCAATATATTTATGCCTGGTTTTTTTATGGTTTGATGACCCTAATGTGGGCTACTACAAAAGACTTCAAACAGCTTATCAGATACAAAAACAACAATTTATTGAAATCAGAGAAACGACCATACAAGAGTTTAATGAGGGAGCTGATTGTTGTTAAAGCGATTTATTACATCCTATTTCTTGTTTTGCCTTTGATTTTGAGCAATCAAAGTTGGTGGGTGGTTGTTTTGGGTTTTGTGGTGATGCACTTTGTGGCAGGTTTTATTTTGGCCAGTATTTTTCAGCCGGCTCACGTAATGCCTGAAACAGATTTTCCGGAACCTAAAGAAGATGGCAGCATGGAAAATCAGTGGGCAGAACACCAATTAAGAACTACCGTAAACTTTGCCCCCAAAAGCAAACTTTTTTCATGGTATGTGGGCGGCCTTAATTTTCAAATAGAACACCATTTGTTTCCAAACATTTGTCATGTTCATTACAAGAAAATATCAGGTATTGTACAAAAAACAGCGAAAGAGTTTAACCTTCCCTACTATTCAAAACGTACTTTTTTTGCTGCTTTGTGGGCACACAAAAATTTCTTGAAACAACTGGGAAAGGCATAA